Proteins from one Triticum aestivum cultivar Chinese Spring chromosome 7A, IWGSC CS RefSeq v2.1, whole genome shotgun sequence genomic window:
- the LOC123147069 gene encoding putative coatomer subunit beta'-3: MELQLAFNPKDTNEFASVSPDLTAKLWSLDSPKPNYILAGHSDKVNCVDFFTTDDNQQYLITGSSDKFAKIWDMQTKTCVQTFGEFKSSVISVVSHPSLPVLIIGTRDGAIHLWGTNFRYKRQLSIGGPGGANGLTCLTALGRVVMGNESALFMMEILDEEPDAPVGSEEAVGSSGSN, encoded by the exons ATGGAATTGCAACTTGCATTTAACCCAAAGGACACCAACGAATTTGCTAGTGTTTCACCCGATCTGACAGCAAAG CTTTGGAGTCTCGATTCACCCAAGCCTAACTATATTCTGGCTGGGCATTCAGACAAAGTGAATTGTGTAGATTTCTTCACAACTGATGATAATCAACAGTATTTGATTACTGGCTCTAGTGATAAGTTTGCGAAG ATATGGGACATgcagacaaaaacatgtgtccaAACATTTGGAGAATTCAAGTCTTCGGTTATTTCTGTTGTTTCCCATCCCAGTCTTCCAGTTTTAATTATAGGCACAAGAGATGGTGCTATTCATTTGTGGGGCACAAATTTCAG GTACAAGCGACAACTTAGCATTGGCGGTCCTGGAGGTGCTAATGGTCTCACATGTCTGACGGCGTTAGGAAG GGTTGTGATGGGAAATGAGTCGGCGCTATTCATGATGGAGATCCTTGATGAAGAACCAGATGCTCCTGTCggaagtgaagaagcagttggtaGCTCGGGCAGCAATTGA